A genomic segment from Polyangium mundeleinium encodes:
- a CDS encoding YcjF family protein, with protein sequence MATETTQSKQSTEKKTDEPRIEVKEEATSASEVEPKAEAKVEPKAEGKSPSSAASKSPEPISRVGRADAIIRRNVLWALGAGLVPVPIADMVAVTGIQVKMLAELSDVYELSFREDIAKKLIGSLLSGVLGVGTGAVIGASLGKLIPFVGTAFGIVTVPVISGAFTRALGKVFVMHFETGGTLLDFDPHKVRSYFKQEFENAKEYVADVQKSKEDSKATKPS encoded by the coding sequence ATGGCGACCGAAACTACGCAATCAAAACAGTCGACAGAGAAGAAGACGGATGAGCCGAGAATCGAGGTGAAAGAGGAGGCGACGAGCGCATCCGAGGTCGAGCCGAAGGCCGAAGCCAAGGTCGAGCCGAAGGCCGAGGGAAAGTCCCCGAGCAGCGCCGCGTCGAAGTCCCCTGAGCCGATTTCACGCGTAGGCCGCGCGGATGCCATCATTCGGCGCAATGTGCTCTGGGCGCTCGGCGCCGGGCTCGTTCCCGTGCCTATCGCTGATATGGTCGCGGTCACGGGCATCCAGGTGAAAATGCTCGCCGAACTCTCGGATGTTTATGAGCTGAGTTTCCGGGAGGACATCGCCAAGAAGCTCATTGGCTCGCTTCTCTCGGGCGTCCTCGGTGTCGGCACCGGCGCCGTGATCGGTGCCAGCCTGGGGAAGCTGATTCCGTTCGTGGGCACCGCGTTCGGCATCGTCACGGTCCCCGTCATCTCGGGCGCGTTCACCCGGGCGCTGGGCAAGGTCTTTGTCATGCATTTCGAGACAGGCGGCACGCTGCTCGATTTCGATCCTCACAAGGTGCGCAGCTACTTCAAGCAGGAGTTCGAGAACGCCAAGGAGTACGTCGCAGACGTGCAGAAGTCCAAAGAGGACTCCAAGGCGACCAAGCCGTCTTGA